One genomic window of Sodaliphilus pleomorphus includes the following:
- the eno gene encoding phosphopyruvate hydratase produces MKISKIHAREILDSRGNPTVEVEVTTDEGVMGRASVPSGASTGENEALELRDGDKKRYGGKGVLKAVANVNDIIAPALAGMQVTEQRAIDEKMLELDGTPTKSKLGANAILGVSLAVAHTAAKSLGLPLYRYIGGTNTYVLPVPMMNIINGGAHSDAPIAFQEFMIRPVGATSEKEAIRMGAEVFHALQKLLKKRGLSTAVGDEGGFAPALDGIEDALGSIVQAIKDAGYEPGKDVTIAMDCAASEFSEQEGGRYYYNYKQLSNGMPKDPNGKRLSDDEQIEYLKQLIAKYPIDSIEDGLDENDWQGWVKLTQALGDKVQLVGDDLFVTNTKFLEKGIKMGAANAILIKVNQIGSLTETLDAIEMAHRAGYNTVTSHRSGETEDTTIADIAVATNSGQIKTGSMSRTDRMAKYNQLMRIEEQLGRQARYGFNKIVKQ; encoded by the coding sequence ATGAAAATTTCAAAGATTCATGCAAGAGAAATCCTCGACTCAAGAGGAAACCCAACAGTAGAAGTAGAAGTTACAACCGATGAGGGCGTGATGGGCCGTGCCTCGGTGCCATCGGGCGCATCAACAGGCGAAAACGAGGCCCTCGAGCTGCGCGACGGCGACAAGAAGCGCTACGGCGGCAAGGGAGTGCTCAAGGCTGTGGCCAACGTGAACGACATCATAGCTCCTGCACTGGCAGGAATGCAGGTCACCGAGCAGCGCGCCATCGACGAGAAAATGCTTGAGCTCGACGGCACGCCCACCAAGTCGAAGCTGGGTGCCAACGCCATTCTGGGCGTTTCGCTGGCTGTGGCCCACACCGCTGCCAAGTCGCTGGGTCTGCCACTATACCGCTATATAGGCGGCACCAACACCTATGTGTTGCCGGTGCCCATGATGAACATCATCAACGGCGGTGCGCACAGCGATGCTCCCATTGCTTTCCAGGAATTCATGATACGCCCCGTGGGCGCAACGAGCGAGAAAGAAGCCATACGCATGGGGGCCGAGGTGTTTCATGCCTTGCAGAAGCTGCTCAAGAAGCGCGGCCTGAGCACGGCCGTGGGCGACGAGGGCGGCTTTGCCCCAGCCCTCGACGGCATCGAGGATGCCCTGGGCAGCATCGTGCAAGCCATCAAGGATGCCGGCTACGAGCCTGGCAAGGATGTAACCATAGCCATGGACTGCGCCGCCAGCGAGTTTAGCGAGCAAGAAGGCGGTCGCTACTACTACAACTACAAGCAACTGTCCAACGGCATGCCCAAGGATCCCAACGGCAAGCGGCTGAGCGACGACGAGCAAATCGAGTACTTGAAGCAACTCATCGCCAAGTATCCTATCGACTCGATCGAGGACGGCCTCGACGAGAACGACTGGCAAGGCTGGGTGAAACTCACTCAGGCCCTGGGCGACAAGGTGCAGCTCGTGGGCGACGACCTCTTTGTGACCAACACCAAGTTTCTTGAAAAAGGCATCAAGATGGGAGCTGCCAATGCCATCTTGATCAAGGTGAACCAGATAGGTTCGCTCACCGAGACCCTCGATGCCATAGAGATGGCACACCGCGCCGGCTACAACACCGTGACCAGCCACCGCAGCGGCGAGACCGAGGACACCACCATTGCCGATATTGCCGTTGCTACCAACTCGGGCCAGATCAAGACTGGCAGCATGAGCCGCACCGACCGCATGGCCAAGTACAACCAGCTCATGCGCATCGAGGAGCAACTGGGCAGGCAGGCCCGCTACGGCTTCAACAAGATCGTGAAACAGTAA
- a CDS encoding IS1380 family transposase: MAKIQIKSEKLTPFGGIFSIMEKFDSMLSPVIDSTLGQRCSSIFGYQFSEIVRSLMSVYFCGGSCVEDVTSQLMRHLSYHPTLRTCSSDTILRAIKELTQENISYTSDQGKTYDFNTADKLNTLLINALVSTGELKEIEEYDVDFDHQFLETEKYDAKPTYKKFLGYRPGVYVIGDKIVYIENSDGNTNVRFHQADTHKRFFALLESQNIRVNRFRADCGSCSKEIVSEIEKHCKHFYIRANRCSSLYNDIFALRGWKTEEINGIQFELNSILVEKWEGKCYRLVIQRQRRNSGDLDLWEGEYTYRCILTNDYDSSTRDIVEFYNKRGGKERIFDDMNNGFGWSRLPKSFMAENTVFLLLTALIHNFYKTIMSRLDTKAFGLKETSRIKAFVFSFISVPAKWIMTARQYVLNIYTENRAYVRPFKTGFG, from the coding sequence ATGGCAAAAATACAAATTAAATCTGAGAAACTCACACCTTTTGGAGGAATTTTTTCAATCATGGAGAAATTTGACTCCATGCTTTCACCCGTTATCGACTCAACACTGGGTCAGAGATGCAGCAGTATCTTCGGATATCAGTTCAGCGAGATAGTCCGTTCGCTGATGAGCGTTTATTTCTGTGGCGGCTCATGCGTGGAAGATGTAACGTCACAACTGATGCGCCATCTCTCGTATCATCCTACCCTTCGTACATGCAGCTCTGATACCATCCTCAGAGCCATCAAGGAACTGACACAGGAAAACATCTCCTATACTTCCGACCAAGGCAAGACCTATGATTTCAATACTGCAGACAAACTCAACACATTGCTTATAAACGCTTTGGTTTCTACAGGCGAGTTGAAGGAAATTGAGGAATACGATGTTGACTTTGACCATCAGTTCCTTGAAACGGAGAAGTATGATGCAAAACCGACCTACAAAAAGTTCCTCGGCTACAGGCCTGGCGTATATGTTATCGGTGACAAGATAGTCTATATCGAGAACAGCGATGGTAACACGAATGTGCGTTTTCATCAGGCAGACACCCATAAGAGATTCTTCGCTCTTCTGGAATCCCAGAACATCCGTGTAAATCGCTTCAGGGCAGACTGCGGTTCCTGCTCGAAGGAAATCGTCAGTGAGATAGAGAAGCATTGCAAACATTTCTACATCCGTGCCAACCGATGCAGTTCGCTCTACAATGACATCTTTGCTCTGAGAGGATGGAAGACGGAGGAGATTAACGGCATCCAGTTCGAACTCAATTCCATTCTCGTTGAGAAATGGGAAGGCAAGTGCTATCGTCTTGTCATCCAGAGACAAAGACGCAACAGTGGCGACCTTGACCTGTGGGAAGGCGAATACACTTACCGTTGTATTCTTACCAACGATTACGACTCATCAACAAGAGACATCGTCGAATTTTACAACAAGCGTGGGGGCAAAGAGCGTATATTCGATGATATGAACAACGGATTCGGTTGGAGCAGGCTCCCCAAGTCATTCATGGCGGAGAATACTGTCTTTCTTCTGCTTACTGCATTGATACACAATTTCTATAAGACCATCATGAGCAGGCTTGACACCAAGGCTTTTGGGCTCAAGGAAACGAGTCGCATAAAGGCTTTTGTCTTCAGCTTCATCTCCGTACCTGCCAAGTGGATCATGACAGCAAGGCAATACGTGCTGAATATCTATACTGAAAATCGGGCTTATGTAAGACCTTTCAAAACTGGATTCGGATAA
- a CDS encoding cupin domain-containing protein, giving the protein MEQKIEKATVMAANDLISYAEGGIVSKEFIHSKAGSITLFAFDAGQKLSEHTAPYDALVQVIDGEAEIMIAGRLYHPKAGQMLIIPQNALHAVNAAQRFKMMLTMIRG; this is encoded by the coding sequence ATGGAACAGAAGATTGAAAAAGCAACAGTAATGGCAGCCAACGACCTCATCTCCTATGCCGAAGGCGGCATCGTGAGCAAAGAATTCATCCACAGCAAGGCCGGCAGCATCACGCTCTTTGCCTTCGATGCCGGGCAGAAGCTGAGTGAGCACACAGCCCCCTACGATGCCCTGGTGCAAGTGATCGACGGCGAAGCCGAAATCATGATAGCTGGCAGGCTCTACCATCCCAAAGCCGGGCAAATGCTCATCATCCCTCAAAATGCGCTGCACGCCGTGAACGCCGCACAGCGCTTCAAGATGATGCTCACCATGATACGCGGGTGA
- a CDS encoding Crp/Fnr family transcriptional regulator, with the protein MIDARIIAALAKCPVFHGLEKARIGQVMEQVNYRVVHYDKGVVYALEDDPCRNVDIVVSGELTTRMTGQSGKYVDVTRLQAGNIVAPAFVYATVNRFPVNVDAATDVDLVRMIPHEFTRLIDRDVAVRWNFIALLSNINHFMADKVRFLSLLTVRERIATMLLAEASRSGSRVITLDKSRQELADSFGVQKVSLIRCLTAMKDEGAIAIDGRHITIVDASKLK; encoded by the coding sequence ATGATTGATGCAAGGATTATAGCGGCTTTGGCCAAATGCCCGGTTTTCCATGGACTGGAGAAAGCCCGCATCGGGCAGGTGATGGAGCAAGTGAATTATCGTGTGGTGCACTACGACAAGGGGGTTGTCTACGCTCTCGAGGACGACCCTTGCCGCAATGTCGACATCGTGGTGAGCGGCGAGCTCACCACGCGCATGACAGGCCAGTCGGGCAAGTATGTCGACGTCACCCGCCTGCAGGCTGGCAACATCGTGGCCCCGGCATTTGTCTATGCCACGGTCAATCGTTTCCCTGTGAATGTGGATGCTGCTACCGATGTTGACCTGGTGCGCATGATTCCCCACGAGTTTACCCGCCTCATCGATCGTGATGTAGCCGTCAGGTGGAATTTCATAGCTCTGCTCTCCAACATCAACCACTTCATGGCCGACAAGGTGCGTTTTCTGTCGCTGCTCACCGTGCGCGAGCGCATTGCCACCATGCTGCTGGCCGAGGCCAGTCGCAGTGGCAGCCGCGTGATCACACTCGACAAGTCGAGGCAGGAGCTTGCCGACTCCTTCGGCGTGCAGAAGGTGTCGCTCATACGCTGTCTCACAGCCATGAAAGACGAGGGAGCCATTGCCATCGATGGCCGCCACATCACCATTGTAGATGCCAGCAAGTTGAAATGA
- a CDS encoding DUF488 domain-containing protein has protein sequence MNELKIKRVYSPAEESDGYRILIDRLWPRGIKKEDACLDEWNKAVTPTTALRKWFGHKEENFEKFNTQYRAELDSNPEATAFAGHVGQLLDKGNVTLLYGAKSPTCNHALILRDWILEQHRQQ, from the coding sequence ATGAATGAATTGAAAATAAAACGCGTCTACAGCCCTGCCGAGGAAAGCGACGGCTACCGCATCTTGATCGACCGGCTATGGCCCAGGGGGATAAAGAAAGAAGACGCCTGCCTCGACGAGTGGAACAAAGCCGTGACCCCCACCACTGCCCTGCGCAAGTGGTTTGGCCACAAGGAGGAGAATTTTGAAAAATTCAACACTCAGTATCGTGCCGAGCTGGATTCCAACCCCGAGGCAACCGCCTTTGCCGGGCACGTGGGCCAGCTTCTCGACAAGGGAAACGTGACACTACTCTACGGCGCCAAAAGCCCCACATGCAATCATGCACTCATCTTGCGCGACTGGATACTCGAGCAGCATCGGCAGCAGTAG
- the fldA gene encoding flavodoxin FldA — translation MKNTLIVFGSTTGNCEDYAHRIAKQLGVADVKNIADMTAADFDNYDNLILGTSTWGAGDVQDDWYSGIELLKKLDMSNRTVALFGCGESGSFPDTFCGGMSALYEAVAEQGAHLIGQVDASTYDYADSASVVDGKFVGLAIDIDEDDDKINDRIAQWTGQIASLL, via the coding sequence ATGAAAAATACATTGATTGTTTTCGGTTCCACTACAGGAAATTGCGAGGACTATGCCCATCGCATAGCCAAGCAGCTGGGCGTGGCCGACGTTAAGAACATTGCCGACATGACAGCGGCCGACTTCGACAACTACGACAACCTCATCCTGGGCACATCGACCTGGGGAGCAGGCGACGTGCAAGACGACTGGTACAGCGGCATCGAGCTGCTCAAGAAGCTCGACATGAGCAATCGCACAGTGGCCTTGTTTGGCTGCGGCGAGTCGGGAAGTTTCCCCGACACCTTCTGCGGCGGCATGAGCGCCCTCTATGAGGCAGTGGCCGAGCAAGGTGCCCACCTGATAGGCCAGGTCGACGCCAGCACCTACGACTACGCCGACTCGGCCAGCGTCGTCGACGGAAAATTTGTGGGCCTGGCTATCGACATCGACGAGGACGACGACAAGATCAACGACCGCATTGCACAGTGGACCGGCCAAATTGCCAGTTTGCTTTAA
- a CDS encoding helix-turn-helix domain-containing protein, translated as MNYRIRHCLTIIILLLLLPVAVQAARQQRPSFYARYERFSTRALYNMGYTYLYKRQMADSALVCFSIIADRKDSRQLADDELRLYVNAMNYMGNIYSTYYNRFDLADEYLDRALQTAQENHFTDRLPYIIGNKANVSFVYESINGSKNAASQFITDNKKNFWEAVKVKEWRCVTTTYYNLSLSAFDSPHPDKIMKLISKETACISRLKIPKNTMMLDEAMLYSKINIAYSKKNYAECARLLNSNMPSKTDYAKYDVMPMMHVVLVQIYRKMNRDDLAKEELAKLDKMSRAPSTQPVLKYSINDILYEYYQQNADSALAAHYDYQRLKAKDELNNGNNLSTVKQGRFLRELEQIRLNFQHEQQKQRTAAIVLVIVSLALVILIFLVAIIYRAYKRQRQLIDVLYSRNRQLVKSNQLLLPVDEEPASDNSPKQKTADLPEEIFDSIIKIMEDTEVICNKGFSMTQLCYLLGYNRTYVSRAIREKWGTNFNGLLNSYRIKEACKRMCDTKAYSNLTIEAIAESLGYASRSNFSTVFKRTTGMSAAEFIKRNKEESMR; from the coding sequence ATGAACTACAGAATAAGACATTGCTTGACCATCATAATACTGCTACTGCTGCTGCCAGTTGCTGTGCAGGCAGCTCGCCAACAGCGCCCCTCCTTCTATGCGCGCTATGAAAGGTTTTCTACACGTGCACTGTACAATATGGGCTACACCTATTTATATAAGCGACAGATGGCAGACAGCGCACTGGTTTGTTTCTCGATAATTGCCGACAGAAAAGACAGCAGGCAACTTGCCGACGACGAACTGCGATTGTATGTCAATGCAATGAACTACATGGGCAATATTTACTCCACATACTACAACCGCTTCGACCTGGCCGACGAGTATCTTGACCGTGCCCTGCAAACCGCACAGGAGAACCATTTCACCGATCGATTGCCCTACATCATTGGCAACAAAGCGAATGTTTCCTTTGTTTATGAATCGATCAACGGCAGTAAAAACGCCGCATCACAGTTTATCACCGATAACAAGAAAAACTTTTGGGAAGCTGTAAAAGTGAAAGAATGGAGGTGCGTCACTACAACTTACTATAATTTGTCACTCTCTGCCTTCGATTCACCACATCCCGACAAGATCATGAAGCTTATCTCCAAGGAGACTGCCTGCATAAGCCGGCTGAAGATACCCAAAAATACCATGATGCTTGACGAAGCAATGCTCTACAGCAAGATAAACATTGCATACAGCAAGAAAAACTATGCCGAGTGCGCAAGGCTGCTCAACAGCAACATGCCATCAAAAACCGACTATGCAAAGTACGACGTGATGCCGATGATGCATGTAGTTCTTGTACAGATATACAGAAAAATGAATCGCGATGACCTCGCAAAGGAGGAACTTGCCAAGCTCGACAAGATGAGCAGGGCCCCGAGCACCCAGCCGGTTTTAAAATACAGTATCAATGACATTCTCTATGAATACTACCAGCAGAATGCCGATTCTGCCTTGGCGGCTCATTACGACTACCAACGGTTGAAAGCAAAAGATGAACTCAACAATGGCAACAACTTGTCAACCGTGAAACAAGGACGCTTCCTGCGTGAGCTCGAGCAGATAAGGCTGAATTTTCAGCATGAGCAACAAAAGCAGAGAACTGCTGCTATTGTGCTGGTCATCGTATCGTTGGCGCTGGTAATCTTAATTTTTCTTGTGGCCATTATCTATCGTGCTTATAAACGCCAGAGGCAACTTATTGATGTGTTGTACAGCCGCAACCGCCAGTTGGTGAAAAGCAATCAACTGCTCTTGCCTGTTGATGAAGAGCCTGCAAGCGATAATTCTCCAAAGCAAAAGACTGCCGATCTTCCAGAAGAAATTTTCGACAGCATAATAAAGATAATGGAGGATACAGAGGTTATATGCAACAAAGGCTTTTCGATGACCCAGCTGTGCTATCTATTAGGCTACAACCGGACATACGTCTCAAGAGCCATACGAGAAAAGTGGGGCACTAACTTCAATGGTCTACTCAACTCCTATCGCATCAAGGAAGCATGTAAACGGATGTGTGATACAAAAGCTTATAGCAATCTTACCATAGAAGCAATAGCCGAAAGTCTCGGTTATGCTTCGCGTTCCAACTTCTCGACTGTGTTCAAGCGCACTACCGGTATGTCGGCAGCCGAATTTATAAAGCGAAACAAGGAAGAATCAATGAGATAG